One genomic segment of Thermodesulfobacteriota bacterium includes these proteins:
- the galE gene encoding UDP-glucose 4-epimerase GalE — translation MRVLVTGGAGYIGSHTCLELLQAGWEVAVADNLSNSREEALRRVEELAGRSLDFHRVDLRDREGLNRIFRGGRFDAVVHFAGLKAVGESVEMPLRYYHNNVTGTLVLCEVMAEHGVRALVFSSSATVYGDPASVPIREDFSLSATNPYGRSKLMIEEILGDLHRADPAWRIALLRYFNPVGAHPSGRIGEDPNGVPNNLLPYVTQVAVGKLKELRVFGGDYPTPDGTGVRDYIHVVDLAVGHLKALDKLRETSGVGIWNLGTGRGHSVLEMVAAVEKASGRPIPYRVVDRRPGDVASCWADPGKARRELGWTAARTLEEMAADAWRWQQANPEGYGE, via the coding sequence ATGAGGGTTCTGGTGACGGGGGGAGCGGGGTACATCGGGAGCCACACGTGTCTGGAGCTCCTCCAGGCAGGGTGGGAGGTGGCGGTTGCCGACAATCTCTCCAACAGCCGGGAAGAGGCGCTTCGCCGGGTGGAGGAACTGGCGGGCAGGAGCCTGGACTTCCACCGGGTCGACCTGCGGGACCGGGAGGGCCTGAACCGGATCTTCCGCGGGGGCCGCTTCGACGCCGTGGTCCACTTCGCCGGGCTCAAGGCGGTGGGAGAGTCCGTGGAGATGCCGCTTCGCTACTATCACAACAACGTCACGGGCACGCTGGTGCTGTGCGAGGTCATGGCCGAGCACGGGGTTCGCGCCCTGGTCTTCAGCTCCTCGGCCACCGTGTACGGGGACCCTGCGTCGGTGCCGATCCGGGAGGACTTCTCCCTCTCGGCCACCAACCCCTATGGCCGCTCCAAGCTGATGATCGAGGAGATCCTGGGCGACCTCCACCGGGCCGACCCCGCGTGGCGCATCGCGCTGCTTCGGTACTTCAACCCCGTGGGGGCGCACCCGAGCGGCCGCATCGGGGAAGACCCCAACGGCGTTCCCAACAACCTCCTCCCCTACGTGACCCAGGTGGCGGTGGGAAAGCTCAAGGAGCTGCGGGTGTTCGGAGGCGACTACCCCACTCCGGACGGGACGGGGGTGCGCGACTACATCCACGTGGTGGACCTGGCCGTGGGCCACCTCAAGGCCCTGGACAAGCTGCGGGAGACCTCCGGGGTGGGGATCTGGAACCTGGGCACGGGCCGGGGCCACAGCGTGCTGGAGATGGTGGCCGCGGTGGAGAAGGCCTCGGGGCGCCCCATCCCCTACCGGGTGGTGGACCGAAGGCCCGGCGACGTGGCCTCCTGCTGGGCCGACCCCGGCAAGGCCCGGCGAGAGCTCGGGTGGACGGCCGCCCGAACCCTGGAGGAGATGGCCGCCGACGCCTGGCGGTGGCAGCAGGCCAACCCGGAGGGGTATGGGGAGTGA